A DNA window from Phaeobacter sp. A36a-5a contains the following coding sequences:
- the tig gene encoding trigger factor, whose amino-acid sequence MQVTETLNEGLKRGYAITVTAAELDAKVNEKLVEAQPEVEMKGFRKGKVPMALLKKQFGQRLIGEAMQETIDGAMNKHFEESGDRPAMQPDVKMTNEDWKEGDDVNVEMSYEALPEIPEVDLSGVELEKLVVKADDAAVDEALANLAETAKEFEAREEGAAAENGDQVVIDFVGKVDGEAFDGGAGEDYPLVLGSNSFIPGFEDQLVGTKAGDEKDVTVTFPEQYQAEHLAGKEAVFTCTVKEVKAAKAAEINDELAKKFGAEDLAALKGQISERLEAEYAGAARAVMKRGLLDKLDDLVSFDLPPSLVEAEAKQIAHQLWHEENPEVHDHNHGEIEPTDEHNKLAERRVRLGLLLAELGQKAEVEVTDAEMTQAIMSQARQYPGQERQFFEFIQQNAQMQQQLRAPIFEDKVIDHIAEQAKVSEKEVSKDDLQAAVEALEEE is encoded by the coding sequence ATGCAGGTCACCGAGACGCTGAACGAAGGTCTGAAACGCGGCTACGCGATCACCGTTACCGCCGCCGAGCTGGATGCGAAGGTCAATGAAAAACTCGTCGAGGCACAGCCCGAAGTCGAGATGAAGGGCTTCCGCAAGGGCAAGGTTCCCATGGCGCTGCTGAAGAAGCAGTTCGGCCAGCGTCTGATCGGCGAAGCCATGCAGGAAACCATCGACGGTGCGATGAACAAGCACTTCGAGGAAAGCGGTGACCGTCCGGCGATGCAGCCCGACGTCAAGATGACCAACGAAGACTGGAAAGAGGGCGACGACGTCAACGTCGAGATGTCCTATGAGGCACTGCCTGAAATCCCCGAAGTTGATCTCTCCGGCGTTGAGCTGGAAAAGCTGGTGGTCAAAGCGGACGACGCCGCAGTTGACGAGGCGCTGGCCAACCTGGCCGAGACCGCCAAGGAATTCGAAGCCCGCGAAGAGGGTGCTGCCGCTGAAAATGGCGATCAGGTTGTGATCGACTTCGTCGGCAAGGTAGACGGCGAAGCCTTCGACGGCGGCGCAGGCGAAGACTACCCGCTGGTGCTGGGCTCCAACTCCTTCATCCCCGGTTTCGAAGACCAGCTGGTCGGCACCAAGGCAGGCGACGAAAAAGACGTCACCGTCACTTTCCCCGAGCAGTACCAGGCCGAGCATCTGGCCGGTAAGGAAGCCGTATTCACCTGCACCGTGAAAGAGGTCAAAGCCGCCAAGGCAGCAGAGATCAACGACGAGCTGGCGAAGAAATTCGGCGCCGAGGACCTCGCCGCGCTGAAAGGTCAGATCTCCGAGCGTCTGGAAGCAGAATACGCCGGTGCGGCCCGCGCGGTGATGAAGCGTGGCCTTCTGGACAAGCTGGACGATCTGGTCTCCTTCGACCTGCCGCCCTCGCTGGTCGAAGCCGAAGCCAAGCAGATCGCACATCAGCTGTGGCACGAGGAAAACCCCGAGGTTCACGATCACAACCACGGTGAAATCGAGCCGACTGACGAGCACAACAAACTGGCAGAGCGCCGCGTCCGTCTGGGCCTGTTGCTGGCCGAGCTGGGCCAGAAAGCCGAGGTCGAAGTGACCGACGCGGAAATGACCCAGGCCATCATGAGCCAGGCACGCCAGTACCCGGGCCAGGAACGCCAGTTCTTTGAGTTCATCCAGCAGAACGCTCAGATGCAGCAGCAGCTGCGCGCACCGATCTTCGAAGACAAGGTCATCGATCACATCGCCGAGCAGGCCAAAGTCAGCGAGAAAGAAGTGTCCAAGGACGACCTGCAGGCCGCAGTCGAAGCTCTGGAAGAAGAATAA